In one window of Arachis ipaensis cultivar K30076 chromosome B06, Araip1.1, whole genome shotgun sequence DNA:
- the LOC107604809 gene encoding uncharacterized protein LOC107604809 produces MVAVMGKMNKNKKVGGRHGPPSEHNDMQDQEMDIRKIMKEVENFSYSHMTWKERKKIENQKVVSLGGKPPKKQRLPLSVARPTLKKQKEREQKMLQERLILGQFGGKHSGSSKKSAGKHKAEDRGLRLNEGHFRNGILDVRHLLNSAPSTSRDHDTGMSSKWNKRGGKGKKGGGKKHR; encoded by the exons ATGGTGGCTG TGATGGGAAAGATGAACAAGAATAAGAAGGTAGGGGGGAGACATGGGCCTCCAAGTGAACATAATGATATGCAGGATCAAGAGATGGACATAAGgaaaattatgaaagaagttGAAAATTTTA GCTACTCACATATGACGTGGAAAGAACGTAAAAAGATTGAGAATCAAAAGGTCGTCTCTCTTGGTGGGAAG CCCCCCAAGAAACAGAGATTACCTCTAAGTGTGGCACGTCCAACATTGAAGAAACAAAAGGAGAGAGAACAGAAAATGCTTCAAGAG CGTTTGATTCTTGGACAATTTGGTGGAAAGCATAGTGGTAGCAGTAAAAAATCGGCAGGTAAGCACAAGGCCGAGGACAGGGGTTTGAGATTAAATGAAGGTCATTTTAGAAACGGCATACTGGATGTGAGGCATTTATTAAATTCAGCACCATCAACATCAAGAGATCATGACACTGGAATGTCTAGTAAATGGAACAAGAGAGGAGGTAAAGGGAAAAAGGGTGGCGGTAAGAAGCATCGTTGA